The sequence below is a genomic window from Sander lucioperca isolate FBNREF2018 chromosome 6, SLUC_FBN_1.2, whole genome shotgun sequence.
TTAAGGACCTACAAAAAATCCAAAATGCCTTCTTTGGCTAAAGCAATAACTCAAATTGAACTGCTGAAGTGTGCCAaaataaaagaaggaaaaaaggaaaggaagtGTTTGGTCATTGAGTGAAATCCAGTTCTTTATTCCGGGGTGGATGCATCAAATCCTTTTCAAGTGGGGAATCTGCACAAAAATCAGAAGAGCTTGAcaaatattatacagtctatggtctcaaCCACAACACTGGTAGGCtgatataaagaaaataattttgcATGGCATTTAAagtaaaagcaacaaaatgaatgaaaaatttGAACTACAAATGAAACGTGAATTAAAAGTCTGACTGGATCATATCAGGGGTTAATAAGAATATAAGTTATTACAGCACagttatgttgtgtgtgtgtgtgtgtgtgtgtgtgtgtgtgtgtgtgtgtgtgtgcatgcacgtgTTTTCTCCCCAAAAAAACGAACCATTCAAGAAatattctgatataaaaaacaacatattggTGAAAAGTATTCAAATCCATTACTTAAGCAGCAATACTACGGCATTGAAAATGTAGCATTATCaccaaaatgtacttaaagtaacaAAAGGCTAGATGACTAAATGGGACTAATTTTAACTGCTTTATACACCGCTGGGTATTTTATGCTGAAACAATGTGTCATATTTTATGAACAGGTCCTTATAAACTGAACTTTATACGCTCATAATATCTTTAGTGTGTAAAATCATCACTAGTAAAGTAATTAGTAACTGTAgctttcaaataaatgtagtggactagaaaaataaagtggcataaaatgtaagtactcaagtaaagtacctaaAAAGATTAATTATACATACATCCCTATAATCTAAAAATCTTTATTTGACTAATTGTACTTACCACCTAGTATATGCTATACTGACATTGTCTGGTgtgggtttgtttttgtttttgtttgttgttctgGGAATGCGGGAGCTTGTTTTTGGATAATACAGCTATTGAAGCAGCTTCCTTCCGTCCCCAGTCCGTTCACCTACAGTAACATGCCTGTCATGTGGGATGAAACACATCTGGAGGAATCccatacaatatacacaatGGGAGAAGCACATGCCCACACATTGCCTCCAACTCCCTGTCAATATTGattcatgtcatgtcatttcTAGTCTACGCCTTACAGCAAAGTAATAAGTGTCTAAAGCTATAATGTTTTGGATTCCAAACATCTGGCACCTCTCAGTGGTagaatacaaaacacacacactgtggcaGACATAGTGACTGCATTTACATGGACACTAGTCTCCTGTGTTGATGAATAAAATCAAATGAAGACAGACCCTCAGTGATGTGGACAGCAAGGTACTTCATACTCGTTGGCATAACCGTAAACTTATTATATATTGTAGCAGTGTTTAAAAAGCAGTTGTTTTGATGGTGATCATAAATAATGTTTACCAGGGACTCAACAGATGTTAGTGAGGACACAAAATTATGATGTGTTCAAAATCTCAATTTGCTGCACACTACTCAGTAAACTATTGTATAGGGAGTAGTGAATAATTAAACAAGGAGGTACTCTACGTGATGAGTGAAAGACTGTGTTTGACTGTCTTTGACCCTGTTAGTTTTGTTGCACCTGTTTGTGTAGGAGAAGCTACACCTTTATCATTCATATTGGTTTAGGTTTTGTGACTTCCTGTAATACCATCAGAGCTTTTCCCAACTTCAACCTGAGCAGGTCTGATCAACCCCAATATGCACGCATGATGTGAGTGTTGTGTTAAAGCTAAACATACAGCGGTGTAAAACCTTTGCGGGTGGATTTATTTCTTGcgtgtttttgtttgaaaacAGTTAAATGTGATCGATCATTTGTGAAATAAAATCACAGTATTTGAAACTAGTATTTTTTCCCCACTACAGTATTGGTAACAGTACTACAATAAACAATCAATGAATGTTGGTCCAGTAAACTTATTGTGAAACATGTATAACCAGCATGTAGGTAACATTCATGTTTCTGAGATAAAGCTTACAGGTAATGGTTTCAGTAAAGTATTATTGATGCAAAAGCTTATTAGCACTGATACAGATGAACATAACAGGAACGTCACAGTAGCTGATCAGGAGTATTTCAGGTCTACAGGAGTTTTTCCAACTGTAAAACCGTCACCTTGGCCAGCGTTACAATCCATAGAGGAGCCTGTGTTTCGGTGTGTGAGAGGATGTGGCTGAACCCCAGTTTCTTGTACAGGGCCACAGCAGCGGTCTGAGTAGAGCTGGTCTCCAGCACCACCCTGGAGAAGCCTCGTTCCTTACAGAAGTCAATCACAGTCTGAGCCATCCTGAAGCCCAGACCTACCCGTCTGCACGAGGGTGAGATGATCATCCTGAACAGTTCCCCGTGTCTTTCTTCCCCACTTTGTTTGGCCACTACAGCCACCATCCCCATGATCTGGGCCCTCCCATCAACCTCAGCCTCTGCCACCCAGAAACAGTCATCCGGTCTGCTCAGATAGTTCCCAGGGATGTCCTGCATTTCTGTCTGGAGTTTCTCCCTGACGTAGCTGGCATATAGCTCATGACAGCAGTAGTAGACAAGGCCCACCCAGGCTCCCGCTAACACCACAGCCCCTAACACGGAGCCGAGCAGGTAGCCAGTGACACACAGAGCCAGGGTGATGGCGAGGTAGAGAGGGCTGGTCATGGCGTTGTGAAAACATGGACGGATGTGCTCCCGGATGCCGATGCTGAACAAGGCAAGCACTGCGTCCTTGTCTGAGGGACGGTACCGGCGGATCACCAGCTGCATGACCAGAAGGAACTAGAGGGAAATCAAATAAAGGATTCACATGTTACATCTTACAATAAGTTATTGGAGTGTGTTCATTCATTTTGGGGGGCCAGATGTTGCTGCACACACATTTGCATCTGTGTCACTCACTGAAGTCTGTGTTTATAGTATTGGTTTATCTGAGGAAGACACTGTATAAATGTCTTGTAAATAAcaatgtgtaaaatgtgtaaataacatacagtatgtttaaaatTACCTGAACTCAGactcaaaaactcacaaaaattgaaTGAGTAAGATGTGAACATGGAAACAGCTTGACATAAGTGCATTCATGTAGTTTATTTGTATGACAGAAAAATGTATTACCTATTTAAGTCAAATATCAAgtaaaaataccaaacattcACTAGTTCCAGCTTATCAAATGTAAGGATTTACTCATTTTCTCTTCCTTGTTTCCAACTGAGTATTTTCGGATTAGAAACAGAACAAGATTTATGAAGATGTCAGTGGAAATCAGAATGGACATGTTTGGCTATTTtctggctctttttttttagactAAACAAGTAATCTGTTTGTCAAAACATTAGCACTAGATTAACAGATCAACGAAATAATCGTTATAAACTAATTATTTGTCACAGCTGTTTTGCTTCCATGCTGTGTCTGAGAAAAGCCAAAACCCTCATCATTCACTGATTTTCAATCACATGTTAGAGTTGAATCATCTTTCAAATATCAACTTCATGACAGCCGTTTTCTGATTCTACTTGCAGTTTTCAACATGTAATAAACCCGCTGCCAGTTTAAGACAGAACTGTACAGACAACTATCCTACAGTTTTCTATTAGTTCTTACAGTGTTATAAACAGTCTCCTGTGCTTGCCTGAACTTTAGCCGACTGATAACAGGGCCAAGGCTGTAAAGACACCACATGATAACCAGATAGAGCTCACATGATTCATCACAGATACTTGGCTCAGACTCTGTCGGAAACCCCGTTACTTTAAGTTTCTACCGTTGAGCTCACGTTACAAAATActcaacgttagctaactaacttTAGTAGGTCTACAAGCCTGCAATTAATTATCTTGTGTGTAGAAACAACTTTGTATCGTTGTAGCCTactaaccatagactgtaggcTATAAAATAACTAGTGCAGTGTCCGTTCAAAACGTGGCTGTTGCTTGGCCTccggtattgctgcttgcagttTGAACCGCTCATCCAAATAACATCACACTCGACACAGCGCTTTCTGCAATATAACAGATCCGCTATCTCTTTCTTTATCCGTTCTTCAATGAAAGTTTCTAGCGTACGGAGCTCCCGAATGCGAATTTGAGTTttctaggatggcgaaggcatgtCCCGCCCATAGTCTgccttactctgcctctgattggcttaccctgataTTCTTAACTAATCTCAATCTAACCAATCCAAACAACGGAGGCAACGAGTTGGCTACCAGGGCGACACATTCCTTCGCAATTACCGATAAATCATTAATTCATTCagtcagtcattttttaaaGCAGAATATGAGAAAGCTTCACAATGGAGTCAAAAGGAACAGGCATCtaaaatagcctacatatttggaAGTGCAGTtactacagtaggcctacaacAGTATGAGGTAACTATGCAAAGCCTTGTCCACCTTTGATGTGGTTTAAATAGGCTACTGTAATGTGGTTAAACACGTGGCTTGTTACATTGTTCACAGGGTTGCATACAACACCTTCCACTGTAAAGCTGTGTCTAGCAGAGTTGCTGTGTTTCCAAATCTAATGAAAATATTTCCACTGAAACTGATAAAAATGCACAAAAGAACAAACATACACTAAGAGGCAAGAGGATTTCATAAAGAAAAAGTTAATTATCATCCCAGTAAACTGGAGTGAGAGGTAATCTACCACCATACCATAACTACCATACACTATGTTAAGGTTAAACAGATTGGCACTTCTCTATTATGACTTAGATAGAATGACTGGACAATGCACTTCCTTGGGTCCTCAGCATACACCcaccaagtgtgaagtagatcaAATGAACGACTGTCGAGAAAATcgaaggagagacagacagacagacagacagacagagactcctTCAATGTTAGTTAGATTTAATTCTCTGCAAAACACACTAATGCTTTATTAATTTGTCTGCTGGCTACATTATAACTTAAAAAGATTGACACTCTGTTAACTTACGTTACTCAGACAACTTGTGAAACTGGTCCTTGCCGGGGATCAGGACAGTCCAACGTAGCGGCTCAAATGAATGAACATGAGAGGAAACACGATGACGAGCCTTTTTGAAAGTTAACTTTACCGGGGTGAAGTTCATGTAATGATGGCGTTGACAAAGAAGTGAtctttgaagacattttttttatttttatgtcgGGTCGAAGTACAGTGAAAAAGTAGATAACGCCACTTGCAGAGTCTGTGCAGAAATGTTAATAATTGTGGGGACACAGTGCAAACCACTATATAGGCCTATTCCCACCCATTTCAAATGTTATCACTCCATCATATCTACAGTATGGTAATGATAAACAACTGATAATTCCATTCATTCCATTCAATCAGATGATAATATTTGCAGCGGGTGCATATTCCTGCGTTCTAAATCTTACTTAAGCAACAATGCATAACTTTTATACCAAAAAAAGGTAAAGTGGCAGTCCTTCCAGTCTGGTTGATTTTGAGTTTCTATTTAATAGAACAATAGAATTGTGCTGAGAGTTTAGCAGTCTGGAGcatagaaaaagaatgaatctctttttatttctatggtctgGAGTCTTGTTGATACATGAGCTTCAAGTCTTCAGAATTCTGTGCATAGTtctatgttttgtgtgtatagGCCTACAAttgtgaaaaactgtaatacttGCATCAGTAGGCCATTGGCTCAATCGCCATTGTGTTACCTCCTTCTGTGATGGAAAGtgacttaacagacatttatttaaagtaGAGATGTACCGattgaccggaattggccgattttcacgtcatcggccatgaccggcgacctgcCGGTCGGACTGACAtatatgccgattttatgccggtgAAATGCACTCAGGCGCCGCATGATTTACATTGCGCAACACCACACGTGCACATGCAGGGTTTCCGCTGTACACATGTAGCAGCGGCGCACTGCcgctcaatcagctgtttatgaaatgtcataaagtcgtaattatacGCGGTTCAAACAGTCAGctgctctcactctctcccctctgaggctgaaaaactggaacatgaaaaccgcACTCACGCGGGTTCCGTGACATATGATAGGtacagtttatcggaaaatagcgttgggcacacTGAATTTGataaatttactgtttatcagaccccagatgagacaccTCTGCCTCTGACGCCCCGCTGACCGCTGTAGGAGACGctgtgtattcctccgacacgctgtattaacgttactgtttaaaacgctttccaggttagtggggatgcataccgctcaaaaccaacattaaaaacgtaGTAATCTTTAAAgagtttagttttgttgttaaactgtgtgtaaaatgagcggtgacgttaaatcatctgtttcaggtcGGCACTctagggtaccgtctatttgctggattgttccgaagtaaccgtcggtagctaacgttagcagataagccaACGTTAGCCAACGACAGCAACGGTAGCgttcatatttatgcacaatgacacataaagcaaacttgctaaaaaagtaactacacgctgttttcaggtaacgttactgttgacgttcaaacaggcctgtttgtgtgttttgagaaatagctttaaactgcattaagtctatatttattctatttttatttgttatttatatataattttattgCCATTACCGGTTTTCCCTGtttcatacatacagaagtttagtttgctaaatatatcaaatttttttagttggatattcgatgtgaaaagaaggaaatggttcttccataacattgcactttagatgtgtgttaatttcccacaccaggagtcatttatatagttttattttatagtgatcgattatctatttaaaaaatgttctatgttctatgcaaaatgtaacattttctattaaagaaaagatagaaaataaatatttgtgtgtgctgtaaagtggtggTGAAAtaggaatcggctaaaatcggtatcggctggcctaactcaaagaaaatcggaaatcggaatcggcctagaaagttgtaatcggtgcatctctaatttaaagaaaggtcccatattgtcaAAAGCGAGATTTCcaagtcttttttttgttataagggaggtcaatggtgctatataaatactgtaaaagtatcaaaaacgctcaatccacagagaaatgccgCCTGGACTTCCGTCTAGTTGTGCTGTATCTAcagtatactatatataggtagaaggTACCCCTACAGTGtctttacagtcattccccggctgcgaTGACCGTGCAGAAAGCGCAGATGCGGAAGACCCAGAAACGCCAACCAATCAGAGTAgattaaagcccatgttgcagggtttattttctaatgaatttgtgcaatttgcttgttggtaataaacatttaaactgttacccaacaacatcaaatacaatggatatcacaaaacggaataaaatacaaaaaagtagtactattttacagcggtttgcaatgattctcttttcccccacaatgcattgcactacatcacgttggggagacgacagacgaaagccccgtctctgttcatTGTCTatgtgccactggtgttgcaaaatatggcttttggtctcgaccgagtccatgtgtctttattatgtgtataataatattggagggaaagtgaaacacagcttgaacGGGGatactgttcggcttttcacaagtttagacagctagctacgccgacgtttgctaacgttagcgcaacagcgttagcctagactgctagctaggtaaatattacgactgccttcggagtttcctatatctgcgtctacgttgtcaacataagacatgtggcgttactgctccttttgtaccataattttattgaatgaaatgttaagcttcgctcctacgagatgggtgggtttttgttagctacatacaaagctatctggctatagttagcctgtatgctagcggaattcgctaacgttgcgtaaccggccagcaacttcggcaatcggtagtagtttcggtaagctaaccacgacagtattatcgcccacaatcaacctctgctgctaaaagcagtcaatctgcagtgatgtttgaaatagagacgcttgtggatgtgttagctgtcgtggttagctcgccggaactactgccgaagctgctggctggctacgcaacattagctaattccgctagcacaggctaactatagccagttaactttgtgtgtaacgtagctaacaaaaacccacccatctcgtaggagcgaagcttaacatttctttcaatacaattatggtagaaaaggagcactaacgccacatgtcttatgttgacaacgtggacgcagatataggaaacaacgaaggcagtcgtaatatttacctagccgtctaggctaacgctgttgcgctaacgttagcaaaacgtcggcgtagctttagctagctgtctaaacttgtgaaaagccaaacagcatccccatccaagtaataaatgaacactaggcaaatatgttgttactggagctagtagggtccatcaaaacgtgagatatctaatcgaaaatgtgtttacaacgtcgggggatttcacaggtaggactgactggcaagttagcccatagctagcatgatgccttctatttctagatctagctagattaccagtacttatctgaactagctaacgacatgatcactgtcactaaatataaagaaaacattgactttcactcggtgctattcactgacagtaaaaacacctcttccacctcttcctcatcccagtcggtcaccatagttctagtactagactgaggcacgtctccccaacgtgacgtcatcaccgaattgcgttaaaaaacccactaaaggactaaaacggcgaaaactggcctttaacactatttggtgacatttttaataatgatatacatatgttgagtactTTATGTatccattaatcaacagtggtggttaacctgcaacatgggctttaaagaGTGCTAAAACtgagtgtttcagacagagggggaaTACAGATATTCATACTGACAGTATgagcaaaatgttttttcaacaataaagcatgtaaacatgttctagtagtagaaacacaaaatacaagtagaacctgaaaataagcatatCAAAATCTACTCATAAGGCTGAAAAAAATGCTCTTGTGAGTGTTGTGTATAAACATGTAGTTTTCTTATACATGAAACTCCACcagagatgctcacaagtctctgagctagagtccaagtcaagtctcaagtctcttgTAGTTATGAGTGTTGTATCACCTGCTGCGTTCCATTCAGGCTGCTCGGAGCACTACATAGCTATATATAAGGAATTCAAAGCATTGCAGCCAGCGGGATGTAAATTATTATGTAAATCTACTACCACGTTTTCTCATTTATTGTTTCATAACATCTAGCAACAGTCTAAGTTAACCTCCCGTAGGTCGTGGCTAAAGCAAgaagcaagctaacgttagatggcacaaactcaaactcaacccaaacatttggactgaaccaTAGTTCCCACAACATTGAGAGCTTTAATACTCATTACAGTACTATTACTATATTGCAAATGACTCCCAATCATGTACTGTAAAAATTGCAAATACAAGACTCTAGAAACTACTGAGTTGGATCACAGACAGGTGCTTCAGTGTTACGTAGATAAATGGCACCCTCTACTGTTTATCATTTACAATCATCAACCTCCACCTTCCTGATTGCACCAGCTCTGGTGTCTGCACcagggtgtgtgtgtaaaatgttagTGTGAGTGGTTGCTGGTTGGATATGTTTTTCTTATAGCCACAATATATTGATTACAATTTTTGATCATTCCTCTTGTGTGGGTGTACAGTGCCATTAAAGGTTGCAGTTAATGCATGTGACTGTTGGAAAGAGGATGGTGTGTTAAAGCAAAACATACAATACAAACAATTTGGGGGTGGTATTATTTTTggcaaaaaataacatttttgaaaaaaatgaattgtaATTGATCTGTGTACTGTGAATAAAATCACAGAAGTTGAAACTAGTATTTAtaaaaattttttaaaaaagtacTAGTACCTCAATGATTGGTCTGTGAATCTTGGTCCAGTAAAACTGGAGCAACAGTGCGTCATGTATAAAACATTCAGATAAGTTGATCCTACGTACAGAACAAGTAAAAGGCTCTTGCTCTTTGGATTACCTGAGACTTCgtatttttttttggtcataGCTAAAACAGCTAGTGTGTTTGTAAGACAAAGCTTACAGATAATGGTTTCAGTTAATTATTAACGATGCAAAAGCTTGAAGCACTGATCCAGAGGAATATAAATGAAACATCATAGTGGCTAATTAAGATTATGTTAGGTCTGCAGgtgtttttccattttaaaaattGACACCTTGGCCAGCGTTACAAACCAAACAGGAGCCTGTGTTTCGGTGTGTGAGAGGACGTGGCTGAACCCTAGTTTCTTGTACAGGGCCACAGCAGCGGTGGCTGGAGAGCTGGTCTCCAGCACCACCCTGGAGAAGCCTCGTTCCTTACAGAAGTCAATCACAGTCTGAGCCATCCTGAAGCCCAGACCTACCCGTCTGCACGAGGGTGAGATGATCATCCTGAACAGTTCCCCGTGTCTTTCTTCCCCACTTTGTTTGGCCACTACAGCCACCATCCCCATGATCTGGGCCCTCCCATCAACCTCAGCCTCTGCCACCCAGAAACAGTCATCCGGTCTGCTCAGATAGTTCCCAGGGATGTCCTGCATTTCTGTCCGGAGTTTCTCCCTGCCGTAGCTGGCATATAGCTCATGACAGCAGTAGTAGACAAGGCCCACCCAGGCTCCCGGTAACACCACAGCCCCTAACACGGAGCCGAGCAGGTAGCCAGTGACACACAGAGCCAGGGTGATGGCGAGGTAGAGAGGGCTGGTCATGGCGTTGTGAAAACATGGATGGATGTGCTCCCGGATGCTGATGCTAAACAGGGCAAGCACTGCGTCCTTGTCTGAGGGACGGTACCGGCGGATCACCAGCTGCATGACCAGAAGGAACTAGAGGGAAATCAAATAAAGGATTCACATGTTACATCTTTGTTGCACTTAAGCTCAATCCTCAAATGCTCTTTAGGACAATCATAATGTTGCATGATTGCACAGAATTTCTGAGTGACATAATTATGTACAGAGAACTAGGGCTTAAAGGGATATCTTGCCATGGGGTTAACTTGTATTAGGTTcttactagggttgggtaccgaaacgcggtacCAATAGGGCAACTGTTCCGACGTAAatggtagtaacgagaccgaataaaaACGAAAATTtcagttcctcatttcggtgcctgacttttttatatttttcagatgcatcgctgcacgggacgctacgttaccgttagctagtagctggactaacacaatggttaaaatgctgacagtttacgttaagcggtgtaaagtatgactgtatttccctgtagaggattccaacaccgggacgtaaccatctgactgcagctgccgttgtcggaaaaacaacacacagacggTGAGTTCACTagaaactcgccagccttgtggtgcattttaagttattgtaaaatacccttttcccatctggtgttATTGTTTTCGTCGTTTACCAGCagtttactggtgaaataagtcattgttataagttattgttattacattattaatcaatcatttaattttgaccatatggccttagcaataaacaagccattcttaaATTTCGCCAACTGtcattttgtgctccttttttatattttatataatatacattataaatatattaaatatatttcggttcaggcaccggcaccgtttttaAAGGTATcgatttagcaccggtatcggaaaaaaaaaaacgatacccaaccctagttctTACCCATAGTCTGTGTATTGCTTACATTAGATGCCAGTCGCCacacccccagtttggagaaaccGACTCGGAAGCTAaacaatgtactgctgtggacgggggcaaCAGAACAACGTATTTTAGCCACCTCAAAAAAGgcccactttaaaaaaaacaatatcaatTTAAGTGTACAGTATATTCAGAATATTTGACCGCTTTGCCTTGCCAATTAAATTGATATTATTTTTAGGTGGGCCTATTTTAGttggctaaaatacatttagctgcTGTCCCCGtacacagcagtacattgctttgcttccgtgtcggtactccggtctgcttctccaaactggggacGTGCGCCATCTGCTGAAGGTATACACTGACTTAGATAAGTATCTCATACAAGCCCACTTCGGAatatctgaactatccctttaaggccTTGATGAGATAAAAGTATATATGTTTGAATTAGGTCAGCTCACAAACCTACAAAAATGTAATCAGTAAGATCTGCATATAGAAAATTGAGATGTGTGCATCAATGTAGTAGATGTTTAAGAAAGGACTTTTGAATATTAATCAAAAAATCCTCACTAGATTATCAGAAGTTTGGGggcccctgctggagctgctgcccccacgacccgaccccggataagcggacgaggatggatggatagattaTCAGATTAGAAAAATAATTAGATTATAATCTAATTATTTGTCACAGCTGTTGAAAAGCCAAAACCCTCATCATTCACTGATTTTCTATCACATAAAGTTAGAGTTGAGTTTCAAATATCATATCCCTTTATGACAACCGTTTGCTGTTTGCAATTTATAACATGTATTAAACCTGCATTTTTATTAAGAGATACAACTGTACAGACAACTACAGTTTCTATTAGTTCTTACAGTGTTATAAACAGTCTCCTGTGCTTGCCTGAACTTTAGCCGACTGATAACAGGGCCACGGCTGTAAAGACACCACATGATAACCAGATATTGCTCACATGATTCATCACAGATAACTTTAATGTTAGCTATGACTCTCTATCTGTCGCA
It includes:
- the LOC116051432 gene encoding N-acetyltransferase family 8 member 3-like isoform X1, yielding MFLLVMQLVIRRYRPSDKDAVLALFSIGIREHIRPCFHNAMTSPLYLAITLALCVTGYLLGSVLGAVVLAGAWVGLVYYCCHELYASYVREKLQTEMQDIPGNYLSRPDDCFWVAEAEVDGRAQIMGMVAVVAKQSGEERHGELFRMIISPSCRRVGLGFRMAQTVIDFCKERGFSRVVLETSSTQTAAVALYKKLGFSHILSHTETQAPLWIVTLAKVTVLQLEKLL
- the LOC116051432 gene encoding N-acetyltransferase family 8 member 3-like isoform X2; translation: MQLVIRRYRPSDKDAVLALFSIGIREHIRPCFHNAMTSPLYLAITLALCVTGYLLGSVLGAVVLAGAWVGLVYYCCHELYASYVREKLQTEMQDIPGNYLSRPDDCFWVAEAEVDGRAQIMGMVAVVAKQSGEERHGELFRMIISPSCRRVGLGFRMAQTVIDFCKERGFSRVVLETSSTQTAAVALYKKLGFSHILSHTETQAPLWIVTLAKVTVLQLEKLL
- the LOC118492926 gene encoding probable N-acetyltransferase camello, coding for MFLLVMQLVIRRYRPSDKDAVLALFSISIREHIHPCFHNAMTSPLYLAITLALCVTGYLLGSVLGAVVLPGAWVGLVYYCCHELYASYGREKLRTEMQDIPGNYLSRPDDCFWVAEAEVDGRAQIMGMVAVVAKQSGEERHGELFRMIISPSCRRVGLGFRMAQTVIDFCKERGFSRVVLETSSPATAAVALYKKLGFSHVLSHTETQAPVWFVTLAKVSIFKMEKHLQT